The window GCGTTCGAGGCAGCCGCCCGCCGGGGCACGTCGCTTCGGGTCGTCCACGGCTGGAACCCCCCTCCGTACTACGCCTACGGCCTCGCCGTCGACCTGGAACTCCACGCCTCCCTCGCCCTGCGCGAGAACACCGTCCTCACCGAGGTCGTGCGGCCGTGGCGCAAGAAGTTCCCGCACGTCGAGGTCACCGAGGAGTCCCACTACGGCACCCCCGGCAACCACCTCGTCGACGCCTCCCGCGAGGCCTCGCTCGTCGTCGTGGGCCGCCGGATCCGCCGCAACCCCTTCGGCGCCCACATCGGGCCCGTCACCCACGCCGTTCTGCACCACTGCACCGCCCCCGTCGCTGTCGTCCCCCACAACTGACGTGCCACGTGAAGGAGTTGTCACCATGAAGGCAGCGGTCGTACGAGCCTTCGGCGAGCCCCTGGTCATCGAGGAGCTTCCCGACCCCGAACCTGGCCCCGGCCAGGTCCGTGTCCGTGTCGAGGCGTCCGGGCTGTGCCACACCGACATCCACGCCGCCCACGGTGACTGGCCCGTCAGGCCGCACCCGCCGTTCGTCCCGGGGCACGAGGGTGTCGGCCTCGTGGAGAGGCTCGGTGAGGGGGTCACCCACCTGTCCGTCGGGCAGCGGGTCGCCGTGCCCTGGCTGGGCCGCGCCTGCGGACGGTGCGAGCACTGCCTGTCCGGCTGGGAGACGCTGTGCGAGGAGCAGGTCAACACCGGCTACGGCTGCGACGGCGGCTACGCCGAGAAGATGCTGGCCTGGGCCGACTTCGCGCAGCCGGTGCCCGACGGCGTCACCGCCATCGACGCCGCTCCGCTGACCTGCGCCGGCGTGACCACGTACAAGGCGCTCAAGGTCGCCGACGTGCGGCCCGCGCAGCTCGTCGCGATCTCCGGAGTCGGCGGGCTCGGTCACCTGGCCGTGCAGTACGCCAAGATCGCCGGAGCCACCGTCGCGGCGATCGACGTCACCGACGAGAAGCTGGAACTCGCCGCCGAGCTCGGTGCCGACCTCGTCGTCGACGCCCGCAAGGAGAACGTCGGCGAGGTGCTCAGGCGGCACGGGGGAGCCCACGCGGCCCTCGCGCTCGCGGTGGACGACGCGGCCTTCGCAGCCGTCCACGCGGGCCTCAGACGCCGCGGCAAGCTCGTCATGGTCGCCCTGCCCGCGCACGGCACCGTCCAGGTCCCGATCTTCGACACCGTCCTGAACGGCACCAGCGTGATCGGTTCGATCGTGGGTACCCGGCAGGACCTCGCCGAGGTGTTCCAGCTGCACGCGGCGGGCCGGACCAGGGTCATCTGCGAGACCCGCCCGCTGACGGCCGTCAACGAGTGCATCGCCGAGGTGCTGCGCGGCCAGGTCAGGGCAAGGATCGTCTTCGATCTCGACGCGGGACGGTGAGTGCGGTGGCCATCACGGAGGACCAGCCGATCGTCGTCGGCGTCGACGGCTCCGAACCGAGTCTGCGGGCCGTGGACTGGGCGGCCGACGAGGCCTCCCTGCGCGGGGTGCCGCTGCGCGTCGTGTACGCCTCGCTGTGGGAGCGCTACGAGGGCGCCCGGCTCGCAGAGGAGCTGGAGGAGTCGTCCGAGCGCGTGCGGGCCGGCGACATCGTGGAGACCGCGGCCCGGCGCGCCCGGCGGCGCCGGGCCGACGTGAAGATCTCCACCGACGTGCTGCCCGAGGAACCCGAGTACACGCTGCTGAGGGAGAGCCGCGACGCCTCGCTGCTGGTGACGGGCACCCGCGGCCGCAGCGCCCTCACCGAGGCGCTGCTGGGCTCGGTGAGCCTGACGGTGGCCGCGCACGCGCACTGCCCGATGGTCGTCGTGCGCGGCAGCCACGACAACCGGGCCCTGCCCGCGACCCACGGCCGCGTCGTCGTCGGCGTCGGCGGCGGGACCGGCCCGGCCCACGGGGCCGAGCGGAGGCCCGTCACGAACCCGGCAGCGGTGCGCTTCGCCTTCGAGGAGGCGCGCCGGCGCGGGGCGCAGGTCGAGGCGGTACGCGCCTGGCGGTGCCCCGCGCACGAGAGCACCGACCATCCGCTGTTGGCCGGGGACCCCGCCGGTCCGCACGAGCGGCAGGCCGCCGAGGCCCTGGAGGCCGCGCTGCGGGACGCCCCCGCCGATGTGCGGCTACGGCGCCGTACGGCCGAGGGGTACGCCCGGAACGTGCTGGTCGACGCCTCGTACGACGCCGACCTCCTGGTCGTGGGGGCCAGGCGCCGGGAGCGGCACTTCGGGCTCCAGCTCGGCCGGGTGGCGCACGGCGTGCTGCACCACTCGGCCTGCCCGGTCGTGATCGTCCCCGAGAGCGGGTGACCGTGGTGACCGGCCGCTCAGAGGCTCGCCGCGTGATCGGGGACGTAGGTCTGCAGATCACGCGGCGGACGCTCGTAGCCGGTCGACGGCGGTCGGGACGGCAGCTCCAGGACGGGCGGCGGGACCTCGTGGTACGGCACGGAGCCCAGCAGATGGGCGATCATGTTCAGCCGCGCCCGACGCTTGTCGTCGCTCTCGACGACGTACCAGGGCGCCTCGGAGACGTCGGTGTGCACGAGCATCTCGTCCTTGGCCCGGGAGTACGCCTCCCAGCGGGCGAGCGACTCCAGGTCCATCGGCGACAGCTTCCAACGCCGCAGCGGGTCCTCCAGCCGCTTGCGGAACCGCTCCTGCTGCTCACCGTCGCTCACCGAGAACCAGTACTTGCGCAGCAGGATCCCGTCCTCGACCAGCATCCGCTCGAAGATCGGGCACTGCCGAAGGAAGATCTGGTACTCCTCCTTCGTACAGAAGCCCATCACATGCTCGACCCCGGCCCGGTTGTACCAGGACCGGTCGAACAGCACGATCTCCCCGGCGGCCGGCAGATGCTCCACGTACCGTTGGAAATACCACTGGGTGCGCTCGCGCTCCGTCGGCTTGGGCAGCGCGGCGATCCGGGCGACACGCGGGTTGAGATGCTCGGCCACCCGCTTGATCGTGCCGCCCTTGCCCGCCGCGTCCCGCCCCTCGAAGATCACCACGAGCCGGGCGCCCTCCGTCCGTACCCACTCCTGGAGTTTCACCAACTCCGTCTGCAGGCGCAGCAGTTCTTCCTCGTACGCCGCGCGCGGCACCTTCGTCGCCCTCTTGCCAGCCATGCCGCCTCCACCACCCGACGACCCGTCGATGAGTTCCGGAGTCACCCATGACCAAGGTCGAACACCAGAACGTCACCGTACTGACCGACGACGAACTGCGCACCCTGGACGCCCACTGGCGGGCCGCCAACTACCTGACCGCCGGGCAGATCTACCTGATGGCGAATCCGTTGCTGACCGAGCCCCTGGCGCCCGAGCACATCAAGCCCCGGCTGCTCGGTCACTGGGGCACCTCACCCGGCCTCAACCTCGTGTACACCCACCTGAACCGGGTGGTCAGGCGGCGCGGGCTGGACGCGCTGTGCGTCTGGGGGCCCGGCCACGGCGGACCGTCCGTGCTGGCCAACGCCTGGCTGGAGGGCAGCTACAGCGAGACGTACCCGGACGTGCCGCGCGACGCGGCGGGCATGGAGCGGCTGTTCCGGCAGTTCTCCTTCCCCGGGGGAGTGCCCAGCCACGTCGCCCCGGAGGTCCCCGGTTCGATCCACGAGGGCGGCGAACTCGGCTACTCGCTCGCCCACGCCTACGGGGCCGCCTTCGACAACCCCGGCCTGCTGGTCGCCTGTGTGATCGGGGACGGCGAGGCGGAGACCGGCCCCCTGGCCGCCTCCTGGCACTCGAACAAGTTCCTCGACCCGGTCCACGACGGTGCCGTCCTGCCGATCCTGCACCTCAACGGCTACAAGATCGCCAACCCGACCGTGCTCTCCCGCGTGCCGGAGGCCGAACTCGACGAACTCCTGCGCGGCTACGGCCATGTACCCATCCACGTCACCGGCGACGACCCGGCGGCCGTCCACCGGGCGATGGCCCGCGCCTTCGACGAGGCCCTCGACCTCATCGCCCTTCAGCAGCGGGCGGCCCGTGAGGACGGTGCCACGCAGCGGGTGCACTGGCCGATGATCGTCCTGCGTACGCCGAAGGGCTGGACGGGCCCCGCGGAGGTCGACGGCCAGCCCGTCGAGGGCACCTGGCGCGCCCACCAGGTGCCCCTGGCGCACGTCCGCGAGAACCCCGAGCACCTGCGGCAGCTGGAGGCGTGGCTGCGGTCGTACCGGCCCGAGGAACTGTTCGACCGGGGCGGCCGCCCCGTCGCCGACGTCCTCGCCTGCGTGCCCTCCGGTACCGGGCGACTGGGCGCCACCCCGCACGCCAACGGCGGGCTCCTCGTGCGTGACCTGCCCATCCGCTCCCTGGACGACTTCGCCGTACCGGTCGAGAAACCGGGTACGACCATCCACGAGCCGACCCGTGTCCTGGGCGGTCTCCTTGAGCAGATCATGAACGACACCCGCCAGCGGCGGGACTTCCGGGTCGTCGGACCGGACGAGACGGCGTCCAACCGCCTCCAGGCCGTCTTCGAGGCCAGCGGCAAGGCCTGGCAGGCCGAGCGTCTGCCGGTCGACGAGCACCTCGACCGGCACGGCCGGGTGATGGAGATCCTCTCCGAGCACCTGTGCCAGGGCTGGCTGGAGGGATATCTGCTGACCGGGCGGCACGGGCTGTTCTCCTGCTACGAGGCGTTCGTGCACATCGTGGACTCGATGGTCAACCAGCACATCAAGTGGCTGAAGACCTCGCGGGAGCTGCCCTGGCGGGCCCCGATCGCCTCCCTCAACTACCTGCTCACCTCGCACGTCTGGCGGCAGGACCACAACGGCTTCTCGCATCAGGACCCCGGTTTCGTCGACCACGTCCTCAACAAGAGCCCCCAGGTCGTCCGCGTCTATCTGCCGCCGGACACCAACACCCTCCTCTGCGTCGCCGACCACGTCCTGCGCAGCCGCGACCACGTCAACGTCGTCGTGGCCGGCAAGCAGCCCTGCTTCGACTGGCTCTCCATGGACCAGGCCCGCGCCCACTGCGCGCGCGGCGCCGGCATCTGGGACTGGGCCGGCACGGAGAACGGCGGCGAACCGGACGTGGTGCTCGCCTGCGCGGGTGACGTGCCCACCCAGGAGGTGCTCGCCGCCGCCCAGTTGCTCCGCCGCCACCTGCCCGACCTGGCCGTCCGGGTCGTGAACGTCGTCGACATGACCCGGCTGCTGCCCCACGAGGAACACCCGCACGGGATGAGCGACTTCGAGTACGACGGCCTCTTCACCACCGACAAGCCGGTGATCTTCGCCTACCACGGCTACCCGTGGCTGATCCACCGCCTCGCCTACCGCCGCACCGGCCACAAGAACCTGCATGTGCGCGGCTACAAGGAGTCCGGCACCACGACGACACCGTTCGACATGGTCGTCCGCAACGACCTCGACCGCTACCGCCTGGTCATGGACGTCATCGACCGCGTCCCCGGCCTCGCCGTCCGCGCCGCCACCGTACGCCAGCGCATGGCCGACGCCCGCACCCGCCACCACGCCTGGATCCGCGCACACGGCACCGACCTGCCCGAGATCGCCGACTGGACCTGGCACAGCTGAGATCCGGAGGGGCCGGTGCCGTCGAGTACACCGGCCCCCTCCGCGCACCGGGGCCCCGGCCGAGGCGCCTACGAGGGCACCAGGGCCAACCGGGCACCGTGAATCCTCGTCCTCCCCACCGGTTCGCCACAGCCCATGACTCGGCTCCTCCTTCCTCTCGCAGCACCACCGAATTCCCGGCCGGGGGCGGGCCGTTCAGCCCACCGATGCGGACGGGGCCGAGGCGGACGTCGCGCGGTCCAGCGCTCCGGACAGACACGGACGCACCTCGAAGACCCCGCCCAGACCGGCACCGCGGAGCACCCGTCGAAAATGGTCACTTTCCGTGACCAGCTGGAGTCGGCCGCCACGTGCCCGGACCCTGTTCAGTGCCCGGCACAGGACGCCGAGGCCCGCGCAGTCGATGAAGGACACCGGTCGAAGGTCGAGCACCAGGTCGGGCCGCGGACCGGAGGTGAGGGCGTCGAGGAGTGCCGACAGCGGGATCGCCGCCGCGAGGTCGATCTCGCCGCGCAGCGTCACGACTCTGTGCCCGCCGACGGTGCGTACCGTGGGCGGTGGTGCGGAACCTGGATGGTTCTCTGACATGGTGCGATGAAACCCCGCCGAGCCACCGCGCGGAAGGGCCGAAGGGCCCCTACCGGCCGGGCCGGTGGGTCCGAGGAACGCCAGGGTCCGGGGGAGGGGGCCGAGCGGCCCAGGCGATGCGGCCGGACCCGGTCCAAGCTGGAGTTGCGGGGCCATTCCGGCTCTGTCGCCGGGTCCGGGCCCCGCCAGGTGACCGGCCGCCGACACCGGAGCGCTGAAGGTGGTGCTCGGCGAGCGGACCCACGACGAGGTCGTACCGGTGGTGTGAGGGACGGCCGCGACGGTCCCACGCCCGGGCGTCTCCCTGGACCGGGACGGCGCCGTGCTGGTGCGCACCTCGGCCTTCTCGGACCTGGTGGCCGCGGTCGACGGTGCGGTCGTCGCGTTCGAGGCCGACGAGGTCGCCGCGGCCACCCGTTCCGGCTGGAGCGTCGTCGTCACCGGTACGGCCACCGTCGTGTCCGACCCCACCGAGCACGCCCGGCTGTTGCGCACCGGACCACGCTCCTGGGTCCCGGCGTCGCAGGAGGTCTTCATACGGATCGACCCGGACCTGGTCACCGGACGCGAACCCGCCGCCGGACGGCCCCTGTACGGCCTGCACCGGCCCGTCTGAACCCCGGTCGCATCCCGCGCCATGGGCACCGACGGGGTTCAGCCGGACGACGCAGGGGCCTCGTCGGTGAGACGGAGACCGGTGACCAGATCGGGGCGGATACGGACCGCGTGATCCATCCGCTGCGTCTCCCAGGGGCGCAACAGAGCCCGATAGCGGGCCAGTTCGCGTGGGTCGGTGACCAGCCGTGCGTACCCGGTGACCACCACGCTCCACCCGAGGTGGGTGTCGGGGTCGAGGGCGTCGGCCTCGTAGGCGACGACGGCGCCCTCGCCACCGGTCCGGCGGGTGTACCGGGTCAGCGCGGCGTCGCCGTGGGTGCGGATGACGATCTCGCCGTCGACCAGGACATGGTTCACCGGACGGATCGTCGGCAGCGCGTTCCGGGTGAAGACGATCCGCCCCAGGGACACGGTGCCCAACAGCCGCAGTGCCTCGGCACGGTCCAGCTCGACACTCCGGTGCACACCCGCGAGGGGTGTCGGGACGTCGTCGCCGGCCATGGCAGGTATCCGTATCGTCGTCGGGTCGTTCGGCCGCTGTCTCCGCCGCCACGCGTGAACGTGTCCGGGCCGTCCGGGCCATTCGAACGCGCGGAGATCGCGCACGCCAGGGCCGTTCGGCCCCAACGGGGGGGACCGGTGGTCCCTCCGCCGGGGCCGAACGGCGTCGCGGCTGCTGTGTCGGCCCCGGCCCGGACCACGCCGGTGGAGCGCCTGCCACCTGGAGCGACTCGCTACCGCGCTCCCCGGCCGGGTACTACCGTGGCACACGACCGGACCGACGGAGGTCCGTGCGTTGTCAGGGGGCCTTGAGGAGCGCTGGTGGGAAGTCCCGAGGAAGCCCGGATCCGGCTGCCGCAGCTGAGGCTGGATGAGCTTCTGGAGGAGTTGCAGGCCCGGCTGGACGCCGCCCGCGGCACCCGGGACCGGGTTCACAGCCTGCTCGAAGCGGTGCTGTCGGTCGGCCGGGAGCTGGATCTGGAGCAGGCCCTTCGCAGCATCGTCGAAGCCGCCGCGGTTCTCGTCAACGCGGAGTACGCCGCCCTCGGCGTGATCGGTCCCGACGGCAGGCGACTGTCCGCCTTCCACACGGTTGGCGTCAGCGCGGAGCGGATCGCCCGCATCGGCCCGTACCCGGAGGGGCACGGCATCCTCGGCGAGCTGATCCACCACCCCGAGCCGCTGCGCCTGGCGAAGATCTCCGAGCACCCGTCCTCGTACGGCTTCCCACCCCACCATCCGCCGATGAACACCTTCCTCGGAGTCCCGATCCGAGTGCGTGAGCAGGTCTTCGGGAACCTGTATCTGACCGAGAAGCGGGGTGGCGCCCACTTCGACGAGGAGGACGTCTCGGTCACGCTCACCCTGGCGGTGGCGGCCGGAGTCGCGATCGACAACGCCCGGTTGTACGCGGAGTCCCGGCTGAGGGAGCGCTGGCTGCGGGCGAACGCCGAGATCACGCACCGGCTGATGTCCGGGGGCGAGCGGGCCGAGGTGCTCGGTCTGATCGCCGACCGGGCACGGGAGATCACCGGAGCGGCCCTCACGGTGGTGGCGATGCCCTTGGGCGACACGGACTCGCTCGCGGTGGAGCTGGCTCTGGGCAAGGAGGCGGAGGTCTTCCAGGGCCTCGTCCTGCCTGTGGACGGCACTTTGATGGGTGAGGCGTTCTCCGGGGTCACCGCTGTCACCAGCGCGGATGTCACCCACGACAAGCGCGTCCCGGTCGAGGCACCGAGGATCGCCGGGCTCGGAGCGGCCGTCGCCGTGCCCGTCGGCACGGGCGAGAGCGGCGTACGTGGTGTTCTCCTCCTGGTCAGGGAGTCCGGGCAGACGCCGTTCACGGAGAAGGAGATCGATCCGCTGCGGGGTTTCGCCGCGCAGGCGGCGATCGCGATGGAGCTGGCGGAACGCCGTCTTGAGGCCGAGGAGGTCGCGGTGCTCAAGGACCGCGACCGGATCGCCCGTGACCTGCATGACCTGGCGATCCAGCGGCTGTTCGCCACCGGGATGACCCTCCAGAGCGCGGGCCGCTTCATCGAGCACGCGGAGGCGTCGGAACGTGTCGTGCGGGCGGTGGACGACCTCGACGAGACCATCAAGATCATACGATCGACGATCTTCGGTCTGCGGACCCGCGAGGGAGCGGCGGAGGCAGGCCTGCGGGCCCGTGCCGTGCGACTCGTCGGCGAGACGGCCCCCGTACTCGGCTTCGCCCCCAGCGTGCGCATGGAGGGCCTGCTGGACACCGATGTGCCGAAGGAGATCGCCGACCACGTGGTCGCGGTGCTCTCCGAGGCCCTGACCAACGTCGGCCGGCACGCCCACGCGGACCGGACCGAGGTGGCGCTCTTCACCGACGGCCGGGACGTCAGGCTCTCGGTCGTCGACAACGGAGTCGGCCTCCCGGCCGACGGCCGCCGCAGCGGACTGCGGAACATGGCGGAGCGCGCCGAACAGATGGGCGGCCGACTGGAGTTGGGCGAGACCGACGGCGGCGGCACCACGCTGGTGTGGCGGGTGCCGTTGCGGAAGAGGTAGGAGCCCAGGGTGCTTCGCCACCGGCCCCGGACGGCGAAGCCCGACGGTGCCGGAGCGTCGACCGGGTGACAGCCCGTCCGGCGCGGCGCACCTCCGGCGGCTGGACGAGGCAGCTCCGGCCGCCCCCGTCGTCACGGTGTGGAGAACGGTCCGGGCCCCGAAGGCGA is drawn from Streptomyces bottropensis ATCC 25435 and contains these coding sequences:
- a CDS encoding zinc-dependent alcohol dehydrogenase, with amino-acid sequence MKAAVVRAFGEPLVIEELPDPEPGPGQVRVRVEASGLCHTDIHAAHGDWPVRPHPPFVPGHEGVGLVERLGEGVTHLSVGQRVAVPWLGRACGRCEHCLSGWETLCEEQVNTGYGCDGGYAEKMLAWADFAQPVPDGVTAIDAAPLTCAGVTTYKALKVADVRPAQLVAISGVGGLGHLAVQYAKIAGATVAAIDVTDEKLELAAELGADLVVDARKENVGEVLRRHGGAHAALALAVDDAAFAAVHAGLRRRGKLVMVALPAHGTVQVPIFDTVLNGTSVIGSIVGTRQDLAEVFQLHAAGRTRVICETRPLTAVNECIAEVLRGQVRARIVFDLDAGR
- a CDS encoding universal stress protein, with amino-acid sequence MAITEDQPIVVGVDGSEPSLRAVDWAADEASLRGVPLRVVYASLWERYEGARLAEELEESSERVRAGDIVETAARRARRRRADVKISTDVLPEEPEYTLLRESRDASLLVTGTRGRSALTEALLGSVSLTVAAHAHCPMVVVRGSHDNRALPATHGRVVVGVGGGTGPAHGAERRPVTNPAAVRFAFEEARRRGAQVEAVRAWRCPAHESTDHPLLAGDPAGPHERQAAEALEAALRDAPADVRLRRRTAEGYARNVLVDASYDADLLVVGARRRERHFGLQLGRVAHGVLHHSACPVVIVPESG
- the ppk2 gene encoding polyphosphate kinase 2, with the translated sequence MAGKRATKVPRAAYEEELLRLQTELVKLQEWVRTEGARLVVIFEGRDAAGKGGTIKRVAEHLNPRVARIAALPKPTERERTQWYFQRYVEHLPAAGEIVLFDRSWYNRAGVEHVMGFCTKEEYQIFLRQCPIFERMLVEDGILLRKYWFSVSDGEQQERFRKRLEDPLRRWKLSPMDLESLARWEAYSRAKDEMLVHTDVSEAPWYVVESDDKRRARLNMIAHLLGSVPYHEVPPPVLELPSRPPSTGYERPPRDLQTYVPDHAASL
- a CDS encoding phosphoketolase family protein; its protein translation is MTKVEHQNVTVLTDDELRTLDAHWRAANYLTAGQIYLMANPLLTEPLAPEHIKPRLLGHWGTSPGLNLVYTHLNRVVRRRGLDALCVWGPGHGGPSVLANAWLEGSYSETYPDVPRDAAGMERLFRQFSFPGGVPSHVAPEVPGSIHEGGELGYSLAHAYGAAFDNPGLLVACVIGDGEAETGPLAASWHSNKFLDPVHDGAVLPILHLNGYKIANPTVLSRVPEAELDELLRGYGHVPIHVTGDDPAAVHRAMARAFDEALDLIALQQRAAREDGATQRVHWPMIVLRTPKGWTGPAEVDGQPVEGTWRAHQVPLAHVRENPEHLRQLEAWLRSYRPEELFDRGGRPVADVLACVPSGTGRLGATPHANGGLLVRDLPIRSLDDFAVPVEKPGTTIHEPTRVLGGLLEQIMNDTRQRRDFRVVGPDETASNRLQAVFEASGKAWQAERLPVDEHLDRHGRVMEILSEHLCQGWLEGYLLTGRHGLFSCYEAFVHIVDSMVNQHIKWLKTSRELPWRAPIASLNYLLTSHVWRQDHNGFSHQDPGFVDHVLNKSPQVVRVYLPPDTNTLLCVADHVLRSRDHVNVVVAGKQPCFDWLSMDQARAHCARGAGIWDWAGTENGGEPDVVLACAGDVPTQEVLAAAQLLRRHLPDLAVRVVNVVDMTRLLPHEEHPHGMSDFEYDGLFTTDKPVIFAYHGYPWLIHRLAYRRTGHKNLHVRGYKESGTTTTPFDMVVRNDLDRYRLVMDVIDRVPGLAVRAATVRQRMADARTRHHAWIRAHGTDLPEIADWTWHS
- a CDS encoding STAS domain-containing protein, with protein sequence MSENHPGSAPPPTVRTVGGHRVVTLRGEIDLAAAIPLSALLDALTSGPRPDLVLDLRPVSFIDCAGLGVLCRALNRVRARGGRLQLVTESDHFRRVLRGAGLGGVFEVRPCLSGALDRATSASAPSASVG
- a CDS encoding pyridoxamine 5'-phosphate oxidase family protein, with amino-acid sequence MAGDDVPTPLAGVHRSVELDRAEALRLLGTVSLGRIVFTRNALPTIRPVNHVLVDGEIVIRTHGDAALTRYTRRTGGEGAVVAYEADALDPDTHLGWSVVVTGYARLVTDPRELARYRALLRPWETQRMDHAVRIRPDLVTGLRLTDEAPASSG
- a CDS encoding GAF domain-containing sensor histidine kinase; this encodes MGSPEEARIRLPQLRLDELLEELQARLDAARGTRDRVHSLLEAVLSVGRELDLEQALRSIVEAAAVLVNAEYAALGVIGPDGRRLSAFHTVGVSAERIARIGPYPEGHGILGELIHHPEPLRLAKISEHPSSYGFPPHHPPMNTFLGVPIRVREQVFGNLYLTEKRGGAHFDEEDVSVTLTLAVAAGVAIDNARLYAESRLRERWLRANAEITHRLMSGGERAEVLGLIADRAREITGAALTVVAMPLGDTDSLAVELALGKEAEVFQGLVLPVDGTLMGEAFSGVTAVTSADVTHDKRVPVEAPRIAGLGAAVAVPVGTGESGVRGVLLLVRESGQTPFTEKEIDPLRGFAAQAAIAMELAERRLEAEEVAVLKDRDRIARDLHDLAIQRLFATGMTLQSAGRFIEHAEASERVVRAVDDLDETIKIIRSTIFGLRTREGAAEAGLRARAVRLVGETAPVLGFAPSVRMEGLLDTDVPKEIADHVVAVLSEALTNVGRHAHADRTEVALFTDGRDVRLSVVDNGVGLPADGRRSGLRNMAERAEQMGGRLELGETDGGGTTLVWRVPLRKR